One Falco biarmicus isolate bFalBia1 chromosome 13, bFalBia1.pri, whole genome shotgun sequence genomic region harbors:
- the EFHD1 gene encoding EF-hand domain-containing protein D1 — translation MASEELAQKLQRRLQLEESGAAAAGEAVAAKGEAGAGDEAERSCLTASAGAELSAKLCRRQDINEGAAQPRRAAVFNPYTEFKEFSRRQIKDMERMFRLYDSGRDGYIDLMELKLMMEKLGAPQTHLGLKNMIKEVDEDFDGKLSFREFLLIFHKAAAGELEEDSGLLTLAKLSEIDVSIEGVKGAKNFFEAKVQALSSASKFEAEIKAEQDERKREEEERKHRRAAFRELKSAFTQ, via the exons ATGGCCTCGGAGGAGCTGGCGCAGAAGCTGCAGCGgcggctgcagctggaggagagcggggcagcggcggcgggcgaGGCGGTGGCGGCCAAGGGCGAGGCGGGAGCCGGGGACGAGGCGGAGCGGAGCTGCCTGACGGCCAGCGCGGGCGCGGAGCTGAGCGCCAAGCTCTGCCGGCGGCAGGACATCAACGAGGGGGCGGCGCAGCCCCGGCGGGCCGCCGTCTTCAACCCCTACACCGAGTTCAAGGAGTTCAGCCGCCGGCAGATCAAGGACATGGAGCGCATGTTCCGCCT GTATGACTCAGGACGGGATGGGTACATTGACCTGATGGAGCTGAAGCTGATGATGGAAAAGCTGGGAGCCCCGCAGACACACCTGGGGCTGAAGAACATGATCAAGGAGGTGGATGAAGACTTTGACGGGAAGCTCAGCTTCCGTGAG TTTCTGCTGATTTTCCAtaaagctgcagctggggaacTTGAGGAGGACAGTGGCCTGTTGACTCTTGCGAAGCTCTCGGAGATAGATGTGTCCATTGAGGGAGTCAAAGGAGCCAAGAACTTCTTTGAAGCTAAG GTTCAAGCTCTCTCTTCAGCCAGTAAGTTTGAAGCAGAGATAAAAGCTGAGCAGGATGAGCGAAAGcgggaagaggaggaaaggaaacacCGTCGAGCAGCTTTCAGGGAGTTAAAGTCTGCATTTACCCAGTAA